From a single Myxocyprinus asiaticus isolate MX2 ecotype Aquarium Trade chromosome 33, UBuf_Myxa_2, whole genome shotgun sequence genomic region:
- the LOC127424657 gene encoding transmembrane protein 26, translating into MCRVLNILLALLSRFLFSVHGVLTVWRVVEVTGEPSCWLLLMGVALLGVEMTITIKYTRNAEWKWFSPMIFLYLSTVIPSVWFLELNLLQSNLPINTSTNSDPHIFSQIPLTMGLAELHPENWVEALEQTMLIVLVLGRWLMPKGDMSRDQLSQLLMVYVGLGADILDIFDTFKEPQVKTKKAVIIVGLSLFSWALMQFPLVLTQTSRPKDQEQAQSETTQPGLAGWTISCCSSEVWSLLLTVGLQDGPFLIYRLYLMIRENVLNQLMIFFTCKNILIVLLEVYRICVVHFEHSRPEGGAQSCDLSHGQSEWNDGETVEASCQESI; encoded by the exons ATGTGCCGGGTTCTGAACATCTTATTGGCTCTTCTGAGTCGCTTCCTGTTTTCGGTGCATGGTGTGCTGACGGTGTGGCGCGTGGTGGAGGTGACAGGCGAACCTTCCTGTTGGCTGCTGCTGATGGGTGTGGCACTCCTGGGGGTAGAGATGACCATCACGATCAAATACACACGCAATGCAGAATGGAAATG GTTCTCCCCTATGATCTTTCTATACCTGAGCACCGTGATTCCCTCTGTCTGGTTCCTGGAGCTGAATCTCCTACAATCCAACCTGCCAATCAATACCAGCACAAACTCTGACCCGCATATCTTCTCCCAGATCCCTCTTACAATG GGGTTGGCGGAACTTCATCCTGAGAACTGGGTGGAGGCTCTGGAGCAGACCATGCTGATCGTTCTGGTTCTGGGTCGCTGGCTGATGCCAAAGGGCGACATGTCACGAGACCAGCTCTCTCAACTCCTCATGGTTTACGTGGGTCTTGGAGCCGATATCCTGGACATCTTTGATACTTTCAAGGAGCCACAGGTGAAGACCAAGAAGGCAGTGATCATTGTTGGGCTCAGTTTGTTCTCCTGGGCCTTGATGCAATTTCCACTTGTTCTTACCCAGACCAGCCGCCCCAAAGACCAGGAGCAAGCCCAGTCTGAGACCACCCAACCTGGGTTAGCTGGCTGGACTATTTCCTGCTGCTCTAGTGAAGTCTGGAGCCTTTTGCTTACAGTGGGTCTGCAGGATGGACCATTCCTTATTTACCGTCTGTACCTCATGATACGTGAGAATGTTCTGAACCAGCTGATGATCTTCTTCACTTGCAAGAACATCCTCATTGTTTTACTGGAGGTCTACAGGATCTGTGTTGTACACTTTGAGCACAGCAGGCCTGAGGGTGGAGCCCAATCATGTGACCTATCTCACGGCCAGTCAGAATGGAATGATGGAGAGACTGTAGAAGCCAGCTGTCAGGAATCGATTTGA